CACTGACCCGGGACAGCATCACACGGTGGAACACCCCTGAGGCGGCCAGTGCCTTGGGTGCATATTCCAGCACTGCCGTGGGCGAGGTGGTACGTCGCACCTCTGCGAGTGCGGCGAGCAGCGCATCGAGGGCCGCTGATATCTGCTCACCCGGTGATGCGAGGTCGCGGTTGGGCCTGCGATCGGCCCCAGATGCGGGCTCGCTCAGCAACATTGTCGCGGTCGATGATGACCGGATCAGAAGCTCGGTGCCGATGGGATGCTCCTCGATGGTCACAACGCGAATGCGCTTCGCGATTTACTAACGTGTGCACATCATTCGTGATGCGCATCACTTTGTCAAACCCCTTGTGATCTGCGTTTTTCTCTTGAAGCGGTATCGGCCCGGCTCTTGGCGGCGGTTGTGTTGACAACGACGATCCGGCACTAGTAAATCTCAATTCACTAACTTCAGAAGTGAGGGACGAGATGAACCCGTTGCCTGCCGCATGGTCCGGCCGTTTGGTGCTGCCGGTGATCGCAGCGCCGATGACGAACGTGTCCGGGCCGGAGCTGGTGATTGCGGCGTGCCGGGCCGGGGTGATCGGTTCCTTTCCCACCCACAATGCGACCTCGCCGGACGATCTCGACGTCTGGCTGCGCGAGATCACCTCGCAGACCTCGGGGGCCCGGTGTGCACCGGTGGCGCCGAACTTGGTGGTGCACCGCAGCAACGCGCGACTGCAGGCCGACCTGGACTGCCTGATACGCCACCGGGTCGAATTGGTCATCACCAGCGTGGGATCCCCGGCCACGGTGGTGGACCGGTTGCACGACATCGGGGCCCAGGTGTACGCCGATGTGGCGAGCCTGCGGCACGCCTGGGCGGCACTCGACTCCGGGGCCGACGGCCTGGTGCTGTTGACCGCGGGAGCCGGTGGACAGACCGGCTGGGCCAACCCGCTGGCCTTCCTGAGCGCCGTCCGCCGGCGGTTCGACGGTCCCCTTGTGCTCGCGGGAGGGATCGCCGACGGTCGGTCGGTTCTTGCCGCGCAGGTGGCAGGCGCCGATCTGGCCTACGTCGGCACGCGGTTCATCGCCACATCGCAGAGCCGGGCGAGCGACGAGTACCGCCGCGCCGTGGTGGATTCGACGCTCGACGATGTCCGGTTGTCAGACCGGGTGGGAGGCATCCCGGCCAGCCTGCTGTCGGAGTGGCTGGATCAACATGAGGTCAAAACATCCGGTGGCGACAGCGATTGCGGCCGTAGAGGATTCGCCCAGGACCGGTTGCTGTCGAACGGCGCCGCATGGAGTGCGGGGCACAGCGTCTCCGGCGTGCACGGCGTCACCACGGTCGACGAACTGGTGGCCGAGTTGGCCGTCCAGTACGAGGCGGCCCGTGCCGAACTCGCCGCGCTGTGTGCGCTGGGTGGGCGGGTGCGGTAGTGCCCCGTTCGAACGGGCTTCGTCACCTGTTGGGGGTGTTTCCTTCTGGCCCCCCTTGTGATCTGCGCCGACGCGCTTAGTTTATTCGCATTCACTAACGACATAAGGACATCGATGCCAGCCCTGTCATCGGAGATCGATCCCCACTCCGAAACCTTCATCAGCAACTACGAAGTGCAGTCCGCGGCCGTTGCGGCGCTCAACGAGCAGCTGGCGATCGTCGCCGCCGGCGGTGGTGAGCGCTACGTCAAACGCCACCACGACCGCGGCCGCCTGCTGGCGCGTGAGCGCATCGAGCTGCTCCTCGACCGCGACGCTCCGTTCCTGGAGCTCTCGTCCCTGGCCGCGTGGGGAACGGAGTTCAACGTCGGTGCCGCAATCGTCACCGGCGTCGGCGTGGTCAGCGGCACGGAATGCATGATCATCGCCCACGACCCCACTGTGCGGGGTGGCACGATGAACCCGTACACGCTGCGCAAGAACCTGCGCGCGCTGGAGATCGCGCGGGTCAACCGGCTACCGGTGCTGTACCTGGTGGAGTCCGGCGGTGCCGATCTGCCCACACAGTCAGAGCTGTTCGTGCACGCCGGCCGCATCTTCCGGGACCTCACCGAACTGTCCTCGATGGGTATCCCCAGCGTGGCGATGGTCTTCGGCAACTCCACCGCGGGCGGCGCCTACGTGCCCGGCATGTGCGACTACGCCGTGCTGGTCGACAAGCAGGCCAAGGTCTTCCTCGGCGGCCCGCCGCTGGTCAAGATGGCGACCGGGGAGGACGCCGACGACGAGTCCCTCGGTGGGGCGGACATGCACACCAGGGTCTCCGGTCTCGGTGACTACTTCGCGGTCGACGAGGTCGACGCCATCCGCATCGGCCGCGACATCGTGGCGCACCTGAACTGGCGCAAACTCGGGCCGGGACCGAGCCAACCCGCCGACGATCCGCTCTACGACAGCGAACAGCTGCTGGGGATCGCCTCGGGCGATTCCCGCGTACCGTTCGATCCCCGCGAGGTGATAGCGCGCATCGTCGACGGGAGCCGGTTTTCCGAGTACAAGCCGCGGTGGGGGACCAGCCTGGCCACCGGATGGGCCTCGATACACGGATTCCCCGTCGGCATCCTGGCCAACACCCGAGGTGTGCTGTTCAGTGAAGAGTCCAAGAAGGCAACGGAATTCATCCTGCTGGCGAACCAGACCGACACGCCGCTGATCTTTCTGCAGAACGTCACCGGCTTCATGGTCGGCACCGAGTACGAGCAGGGCGGCATCATCAAGGACGGCGCCAAGATGATCAATGCCGTCACCAACAGCATGGTCCCGCACATCACCATCAACATGGGCGGATCTTTCGGCGCGGGCAACTACGGGATGTCCGGACGGGCCTATGACCCGAGATTCATGTTCAGCTGGGTCAACGCCAAGCTGGCGGTCATGGGTGCCCAGCAGCTCGCCGGCGTGCTGTCGATCGTGGGCAAGGCCGCGGCCGAGGCCGCGGGCCGGGAATTCGATCACGAGGCCGACGCCAAGCGCACCAAGGAGATCGAGGAACAGATCGAGCGCGAATCGCACGCGTTCTTCAACTCCGCCCGCATCTATGACGATGGGGTGATCGACCCACGCGACACCCGGTCGGTGCTCGGAATCGCGCTTTCCGCAGCACATTCCAACGTGGTCTCCGGACGCCGCGGCTTCGGCGTGTTCAGGATGTGAGGAACGTGATCAGCACTCATCAACCCATCGGCAAACTGCTCATCGCCAACCGCGGTGAGATCGCCTCGCGGATCATCCGCACCGCACGCGAGATGGACATCGCCACAGTCGCGATCTACTCCGACGCCGACCGGTTCGCACCCTACGTCAGCTTGGCCGACGAGGCGGTGCACCTGCCCGGCACCGCGCCTGCAGATACCTACCTGCGGGCCGACCTGGTGTTGGCCGCAGCCGTGAACACCGGGGCCGACGCCGTCCACCCTGGGTACGGCTTCCTCTCGGAGAATGCCGATTTCGCCAGAGCGTGCGCCGATGCGGGCGTGATCTTCGTCGGACCGAGCCCCGAGGCCATCGCATCCATGGGCTCGAAGATCGCCGCCAAGGAGCTGATGGCGGAAGCGGGTGTACCGGTATTGCCCGGCGTCACCGTGGGCGCCGATCAGGGCGCCGACCCGGACGGTCTGCGCAAGGCCGCCGCCGACATCGGATTCCCGATCCTGGTCAAGGCGGCGTTCGGCGGCGGTGGACGAGGAATGCGGATCGTCTCCGACGAAGACGAGCTGCTCGATGCGGTTGCCGGTGCGCGGCGGGAGGCAGCTTCGGCGTTCGGCGACGGAACGGTGTTCCTGGAGAAGTTCGTGGAGTCACCTCGACACATCGAGGTCCAGATCTTCGGCGACAGCCACGGGACGGTGGTGCACCTGGGCGAGCGGGAATGTTCCGTCCAGCGTCGCTACCAGAAGATCATCGAGGAAGCGCCTTCGACGGCCGTGGACCCGGCACTGCGTGAGGAGCTGGGACGGGCTGCCGTGACCGCGGGCAAGGCGCTGGCGTATGAGGGGGCAGGCACCGTCGAGTTCGTGATGGCGCCGGACGGCTCGTTCTACTTCCTCGAGGTCAACACCCGACTGCAGGTCGAACACCCGGTGACCGAGCTTGTCACCGGAATCGACCTGGTACGCGCACAGTTGCTGGTCGCCGCAGGCGAGCCGCTGCCGGACGAGATGCTGCACACCGAACCGAACGGACATGCGGTCGAGGTTCGGCTGTACGCAGAAGATGTCGCGGGCGGTTTCGTTCCCGTGTCGGGAACGCTGCACACGCTGGAGTTCCCCGATCTTCCCGGCGTGCGTATCGACGCCGGATTCACCTCCGGATCGACCGTCAGCACGTTCTACGACCCCATGCTCGCCAAGGTGATCGGTTACGGCCGGACCAGAGACGAGGCCTGCAGCCGTGTGGCACGGGCACTGCGCGAGAGCCGGATCCACGGCGTCGTCACGAATCGTGATCTGCTGGTGGGGATCCTGCGCGAGAACGACTTCCGTTCCGGGGCCATCGACACCGGCTACCTGCAGCGCCATGATCCCGCACAGCTGGGCGTGGCGGATCCGGCCGCGGTGCGCACCCATGCGGTGGCTGCGGCACTGGCGTCGATGGCCCAGCGACGCAGGCAGGCCACAATTCTGCCGGGACTTCCCTCGGGGTGGCGCAACCTGGCGAGTCAGGACCAGGTGGTGCGGTACCGCGTCGGCGACGACACCGTCGAAGTGCGCTATCGGGTGCAGCGAGAGGGAATCACTGTCGCGATCGGGGACTGGCAACCGCAGGTACGGATCGTCCGTGCCGCCGCCGACCTCGTCGACGCCGAGATCGACGGCGTGCGGCGGCGCTACCGGGTGGCAAGGTTCGCAGATGTCGACTATGTCGACAGCACGTTGGGATCAACTGCGCTGCAGGAGATTCCGCGATTCCCCGACCCCAGCACCATCCAGGAGGCCGGGTCGTTGCTGGCCCCCATGCCCGGAGCGGTGGTGCGTGTGGAGGTCAGCGAGGACGACGAGGTGCGCCTGGGAGACACCATCGTCGTGCTGGAGGCCATGAAGATGGAACACACCGTGCGCGCCCCGTCGGATGGTGTCGTCGTGTCGATCGCGGTCAGGCCAGGTGATCAGGTGGATTCGGGCCAGGTGCTGGCTGTGGTCTCCGGCCTCGACGAGGAGACGGTGTCATGAGCGTCGACTACGAGGTGCGCGGCGGTGTCGCCTGGCTGACCATCAATCGTCCCCAAGCGCGTAACAGCCTGAACAAGGCGGTCCGCGACGGGTTGTTCGACGGGGTCCGCAGGTTCAACGACGACACTGCGGCCAAGGTGCTGGTGCTCACCGGCGCCGGGGACAAGGCGTTCTGCGCCGGCGGTGATCTCAAAGAGATGTCCGAGGAGCAGCTGACCGTTCCGCCCATCGATTTCGTGCCGCAGTTCGGGCGCAACATCATGGTGCACAAGCCCACCATCGCCGCGGTCAACGGTGTCGCGTTCGCTGGGGGCTTTTTGCTCGCGCAGACGTGCGACCTGTGTGTGGCCTCGACCACAGCCAGGTTCGCCATCACCGAGGCCAAAGTGGGCCGGGGATCACCGTGGGCGGCGCCGCTCCCGCTGATGATCCCGCGGCGCATCGCGATGGAGCTGGTGCTCACCGGAGCGCCGATCTCGGCGGCGCGCGCCCACGAGATCGGCTTCGTCAACCGGCTGGCCGAGCCCGCCGATCTGCATGCGGTGACGCAGGAACTGGCCGAGCAGATCGCGGCGAATGCACCGCTGTCGGTGGCGGCGGGTAAGCGGACCGCGACACTGACCGCCGAGCATCCGCTGAGCGAGGCGTTCGATATTGCCGAATCGATCTGGGAGCCGGTCTATCTGAGCGGAGACGCCCAGGAGGGGATGGCGGCCTTCAAGGAGAAGCGCTCCCCGGTATGGAAGGGATGTTGATGGCGCTGGACTACGGCAGGCTCCTCGGCGAGCTGCGTTTCGAGTCTGAGCTGCTGACCGGTCATCTGCAGGAACTGCCGTTCGAGCAGTGGGGCCGCGCGACACCGGCGGTGGGGTGGGGGATCCAGGACCAGGTCTCGCATCTGGCGTTCTTCGACGATGCCGCGAGACTGGCCCTGACCGACCCGGACGAGTTCAGGGCGATGGCGGACGAGCTGATGGCCGGCGGCATGGACTTCCCGGATCGGATCGCCGAACAACACCGCATCTTGGCGCCCGACGAGCTGACGCGGTGGTATGTGACCGCACGCCGGGATCTCCTCGCGGCGTTGGCCGATGACGATCCCAAGCGCCGCATCCCATGGTTCGGCCCCGACATGAGCGTGGCATCTTCGGCCACCGCGCGACTCATGGAGACGTGGGCACACGGACGCGACATCTACGAGACCCTTGGTGTGCAGCCGCCGGTGAGCCCCGGCTTGCGCAGCATCGCACATCTCGGTGTGTCGACCTTCGCCTTCTCCCACCGCCTCAACGGGTTGGACGTGCCCAGCGAGGCCGTTGCGGTGCAATTGAAGTCACCGGACGGCGAGACCTGGGCCTGGGGCCCCGATGACGCCGCGAACAGGATCGTTGGTAGCGCCGAGGATTTCGTCCTCGTCGTCACGCAACGCCGACACTGGACGGACACGGGGCTCACCGTCGAAGGGCCGGTGGCCACGGGGTGGATGGAGGTGGCCCAGGCCTTCGCCGGGGCGGCCACGAAGACTGAGCCGAAGGTGCGGCCGTGACGAGGCGTGCGGTCCGGATCGGCAACGTGTCCGGTTTCTACGGAGACCGGCACTCGGCGATGCGGGACCTGGTCTCCGCGGCCGAGATCGATGTCATCACCGGCGACTACCTCGCCGAGCTCACCATGCTCATCCTGTGGAAGGCGCGCAAGAAGAATCCCGAAACCGGGTATGCGCACACGTTCCTCACCCAGTTCCGCGAGGTGGCCGAGGAGTGCGCGCGCCGGCGGATCAAGGTCGTGGTGAACGCGGGCGGGCTCAACCCCGCAGGGATGGCACAGCGGGTTCGGGAGTTGGTCGCCGAGCTCGGTGTCGACCTCAGGGTGGCCCACGTCGAAGGAGACGACCTGATGGCCCGGCTGCCGCAGCTCATGGCGCAGGGCATCGACTTCATCAATATCGACACGGGAATTCCGCTGCGCGCCATAGATTTCGAACCGGTGTCGGCCAACGCCTATCTGGGCGGCTGGGGGATCGCATCGGCGCTGGCTCGGGGTGCGGACGTGGTGGTGACCGGCAGGGTGACCGACGCCGCGCTTGTGGTGGGTGCCGGTGCCTGGTGGCACGGGTGGGCGCGCGACGACCACGACGCGCTGGCCGGCGCCGTCGCCGCCGGTCACATCATCGAATGCGGTCCGCAGGCCACAGGTGGAAACTATTCGCAGATCAAAGAAGTCACCGACCGGCGCTATCCGGGTTCGCCGATCGCCGAACTGGCGCACGACGGCAGCTTCGTGATAACCAAGCCGACCGGCAGCGGAGGCGTGGTGACGCCGGGCACCGTGACCGCCCAGCTGCTGTACGAGGTCGGTGCGCCCGCCTACGTGAACCCCGATGTGGTGGCACATTTCGACACATGCAGCATCGCGCAGGTCGGTGAGAACCGCGTGCAGGTCAGCGGAACGGTCGGCACCCCACCACCGGAGTCGCTCAAGGTCGCGATGAACTACATCGGCGGCTTCCGCAACACCATGACCATGGCGTTGACCGGGCTCGACATCGATGAGAAGGCCAAGTGGGCTGTCGAGGAGCTCATGACGATCCTGGGCGGGCATGAGCAGTTCGACAGCGTGGACATCCAGCTGCTGCGCTACGACACACCGGATCCGACGCGCATGGAGCAGGCCACCGCCCATCTCCGGGTCACCGTCAAGGATCGTGACCGCGCCAAGGTCGATCGTGCGTTCTCCAATGCGGTCATCGAGCTGTACGTCGCCGGGTACGCCGGCTTCTACACAACGACACCGCCCACCTCTGCCAGCGAATTCGGTGTCTACTGGCCGACATTGATCCCGGCGTCCGAAGTGCAGCACACGGTGGTGCACGCCGACGGAACGCGGGAGCTGATCGAGCACGCGGCCGTGACGGCGGAGGTGACTGCGGCGCAGGCGCCGCAACCACCGGCTCCGCGAGATCTCGGGCCCACCTCGCGCAGGCCCCTGGGCACGATTGTGGCGACCCGCTCTGGAGACAAGGGCGGAAACGCCAACGTCGGGGTGTGGACCGACACCGACGAGCGCTGGGAATGGCTGCGCGCGCACCTCACCGAGCGAAGGTTCGGCGAACTGGTGCCAGAGGCCCACGGACTGACCATCCGGCGGTTCGAGTTCCCGAACCTCAAGGCGCTCAACTTCGTCGTCGTCGGATTCCTCGGAGACGGCGTGGCGTCATGCACGCGACCCGATGCCCAGGCCAAGAGCCTCGGTGAGTACCTGCGGGCCGTCAACACCGACATACCCGACGCATTGATCTGAGGAGAACTGACCGACATGGACTTCCGCGAACCCGACGAGCTCCGCGACCTGCGCGCCGCGGTCGCCGCGATCGCCGACAAGTACGGGCCTGTGTACTTCGCGGAACGGGCGACGGCCCACGAACCCACCGACGAACTCTGGAAGGATCTTGCGGAGCACGGGTTCATCGGCATCAATTTCCCCGAGGAGTTCGGCGGCGGGGGAGGGGGAATGGTCGAACTCGCCATCGTCTGTGAGGAGACCGCCGCTCGCGGGTGCCCGCTGCTGCTCATGCTGGTCTCCAGCGCGATATCGGGTGAACTGCTCTCCCGCTACGGCAGCATCGAGCAGCAGAAGGACTGGCTGCCGCGCATGGCCTCCGGAGAAACCAAGGTGGTCTTCGCCATCACCGAGCCCGACGCCGGGTCCAACACGCGCCAGATCGCCACGACGGCGGTACGCGACGGCGGCGACTACGTGATCAACGGCACCAAGTACTACATCTCCGGCGTGGACGAGGCCGGGGCGCTCATCGTCGTCACACGGACTGCGCCGGAACGTCTTTCGCTCTTCCTGGTGCCCACCGATGCGCCGGGCCTGGTCAAGCATCGGCTCCCGGTGGGCATCAACCTACCCGAGAAGCAGTTCACACTGCACTTCGACGATGTCCGGGTTCCGGCCTCGAATCTCGTGGGCGCGCAGCACGAGGGCTTCAAGCAGGTGTTCGACGGACTCAATCCCGAACGCATCACGGGGGCCGCGGTGTGCGTGGGTATCGGCAGGCATGTGGTCGAGAAGGCCGCCGACTACGCGCGTCAGCGGTCGGTGTGGGGTCCACCCATCGGCACGTATCAGGCCATGGCGCACCCGCTGGCCAAGGCGAAGATCGAGGTGGACATGGCGGCGATCGCCACCAGCAGGGCTGCCTGGCTGTTCGACAACCGGTTGCCGGCCGGCGAGGCGTCGAACATCGCGAAGTACCTGGCGGCCGAGGCGGCCGTCGCTGCAGCGGATCATGCCATCCAACTCCACGGCGGTAACGGCATCTCCGCCGAGTACGGTCTGCTGCCGCAGTGGGGCCTGGCCAGACTGCTGCAGATCGCACCGGTCAGCCGGGAGATGATCCTGAACTACGTTGCGCAGCACAGTCTCAACTTGCCGCGGTCGTACTGACGTGAAGTTCGGTCTGCAGCTCGGATACTGGGCCACGCAGCCGCCGACCAACCATGCGGAGTTGGTGGCCGCGGCCGAGGAGGCCGGTTTCGACACGGTGTTCACCGCCGAGGCGTGGGGTTCGGATGCGTTCACGCCGTTGGCGTGGTGGGGGCGTGAGACGACGCGGCTGCGGCTGGGCACGTCGGTGGTGCAACTGTCGGCGCGTACCCCCACGGCGTGCGCGATGGCGTCGCTGACCCTGGACCACCTCTCGGGTGGCCGGCACATCCTGGGGCTGGGGGTGTCCGGGCCGCAGGTGGTGGAGGGCTGGTACGGGCAGCGTTTCCCCAAGCCGCTGGCCCGCACCCGCGAGTACATCGACGTGATCCGGCAGGTGTGGGCCCGCCAGGCGCCGGTGAGCAGCGGCGGGCCGCACTACCCGCTGCCGCTGACCGGTGCGGGCACCACCGGGCTGGGCAAGGCGCTCAAGCCCATCACCCATCCGCTGCGCGCGGACATCCCGATCATGCTGGGTGCCGAGGGGCCCAAGAACGTGGCGTTGGCCGCGGAGATCTGCGACGGCTGGCTGCCGATCTTCTACACACCGCGCATGGCCGACACCTACAACGCGTGGCTCGACGAGGGTTTCGCGCGGCCCGGTGCGCGTCGCACCCGCGAGACCTTCGAGATCTGCGCGACCGCCAACATCGTCATCACCGAGGACCGGGCCGCGGCGTTCGCGGCGATGAAGCCCTATCTGGCGCTGTACATGGGCGGTATGGGCGCCGAGGACACCAACTTCCACGCCGATGTCTACCGCCGCATGGGCTATGGCGAGGTCGTCGACGACGTCACCAGGCTGCTGCGCGGCCATGGGAGAGAGGAAGCGGCACAGGCGATTCCCGATGAGGTGGTCGACGACGCGGCGATCGTGGGCGACGTCTCCTACGTGCGCGAGCAGATCAAGGTGTGGGAGGCCGCAGGCGTCACCACCATGGTCGTCAATGCCCGCAGTCCCCAACACATCCACCAACTGGCTTTTCTGTGAAGGACGAACATGCTGGAGATCTCCGACCGCAACCGGGTCCGCACCA
This region of Mycolicibacterium goodii genomic DNA includes:
- a CDS encoding NAD(P)H-dependent flavin oxidoreductase; amino-acid sequence: MNPLPAAWSGRLVLPVIAAPMTNVSGPELVIAACRAGVIGSFPTHNATSPDDLDVWLREITSQTSGARCAPVAPNLVVHRSNARLQADLDCLIRHRVELVITSVGSPATVVDRLHDIGAQVYADVASLRHAWAALDSGADGLVLLTAGAGGQTGWANPLAFLSAVRRRFDGPLVLAGGIADGRSVLAAQVAGADLAYVGTRFIATSQSRASDEYRRAVVDSTLDDVRLSDRVGGIPASLLSEWLDQHEVKTSGGDSDCGRRGFAQDRLLSNGAAWSAGHSVSGVHGVTTVDELVAELAVQYEAARAELAALCALGGRVR
- a CDS encoding acyl-CoA carboxylase subunit beta; this encodes MPALSSEIDPHSETFISNYEVQSAAVAALNEQLAIVAAGGGERYVKRHHDRGRLLARERIELLLDRDAPFLELSSLAAWGTEFNVGAAIVTGVGVVSGTECMIIAHDPTVRGGTMNPYTLRKNLRALEIARVNRLPVLYLVESGGADLPTQSELFVHAGRIFRDLTELSSMGIPSVAMVFGNSTAGGAYVPGMCDYAVLVDKQAKVFLGGPPLVKMATGEDADDESLGGADMHTRVSGLGDYFAVDEVDAIRIGRDIVAHLNWRKLGPGPSQPADDPLYDSEQLLGIASGDSRVPFDPREVIARIVDGSRFSEYKPRWGTSLATGWASIHGFPVGILANTRGVLFSEESKKATEFILLANQTDTPLIFLQNVTGFMVGTEYEQGGIIKDGAKMINAVTNSMVPHITINMGGSFGAGNYGMSGRAYDPRFMFSWVNAKLAVMGAQQLAGVLSIVGKAAAEAAGREFDHEADAKRTKEIEEQIERESHAFFNSARIYDDGVIDPRDTRSVLGIALSAAHSNVVSGRRGFGVFRM
- a CDS encoding acetyl/propionyl/methylcrotonyl-CoA carboxylase subunit alpha, whose translation is MISTHQPIGKLLIANRGEIASRIIRTAREMDIATVAIYSDADRFAPYVSLADEAVHLPGTAPADTYLRADLVLAAAVNTGADAVHPGYGFLSENADFARACADAGVIFVGPSPEAIASMGSKIAAKELMAEAGVPVLPGVTVGADQGADPDGLRKAAADIGFPILVKAAFGGGGRGMRIVSDEDELLDAVAGARREAASAFGDGTVFLEKFVESPRHIEVQIFGDSHGTVVHLGERECSVQRRYQKIIEEAPSTAVDPALREELGRAAVTAGKALAYEGAGTVEFVMAPDGSFYFLEVNTRLQVEHPVTELVTGIDLVRAQLLVAAGEPLPDEMLHTEPNGHAVEVRLYAEDVAGGFVPVSGTLHTLEFPDLPGVRIDAGFTSGSTVSTFYDPMLAKVIGYGRTRDEACSRVARALRESRIHGVVTNRDLLVGILRENDFRSGAIDTGYLQRHDPAQLGVADPAAVRTHAVAAALASMAQRRRQATILPGLPSGWRNLASQDQVVRYRVGDDTVEVRYRVQREGITVAIGDWQPQVRIVRAAADLVDAEIDGVRRRYRVARFADVDYVDSTLGSTALQEIPRFPDPSTIQEAGSLLAPMPGAVVRVEVSEDDEVRLGDTIVVLEAMKMEHTVRAPSDGVVVSIAVRPGDQVDSGQVLAVVSGLDEETVS
- a CDS encoding enoyl-CoA hydratase/isomerase family protein, with product MSVDYEVRGGVAWLTINRPQARNSLNKAVRDGLFDGVRRFNDDTAAKVLVLTGAGDKAFCAGGDLKEMSEEQLTVPPIDFVPQFGRNIMVHKPTIAAVNGVAFAGGFLLAQTCDLCVASTTARFAITEAKVGRGSPWAAPLPLMIPRRIAMELVLTGAPISAARAHEIGFVNRLAEPADLHAVTQELAEQIAANAPLSVAAGKRTATLTAEHPLSEAFDIAESIWEPVYLSGDAQEGMAAFKEKRSPVWKGC
- a CDS encoding TIGR03084 family metal-binding protein; its protein translation is MALDYGRLLGELRFESELLTGHLQELPFEQWGRATPAVGWGIQDQVSHLAFFDDAARLALTDPDEFRAMADELMAGGMDFPDRIAEQHRILAPDELTRWYVTARRDLLAALADDDPKRRIPWFGPDMSVASSATARLMETWAHGRDIYETLGVQPPVSPGLRSIAHLGVSTFAFSHRLNGLDVPSEAVAVQLKSPDGETWAWGPDDAANRIVGSAEDFVLVVTQRRHWTDTGLTVEGPVATGWMEVAQAFAGAATKTEPKVRP
- a CDS encoding acyclic terpene utilization AtuA family protein: MRDLVSAAEIDVITGDYLAELTMLILWKARKKNPETGYAHTFLTQFREVAEECARRRIKVVVNAGGLNPAGMAQRVRELVAELGVDLRVAHVEGDDLMARLPQLMAQGIDFINIDTGIPLRAIDFEPVSANAYLGGWGIASALARGADVVVTGRVTDAALVVGAGAWWHGWARDDHDALAGAVAAGHIIECGPQATGGNYSQIKEVTDRRYPGSPIAELAHDGSFVITKPTGSGGVVTPGTVTAQLLYEVGAPAYVNPDVVAHFDTCSIAQVGENRVQVSGTVGTPPPESLKVAMNYIGGFRNTMTMALTGLDIDEKAKWAVEELMTILGGHEQFDSVDIQLLRYDTPDPTRMEQATAHLRVTVKDRDRAKVDRAFSNAVIELYVAGYAGFYTTTPPTSASEFGVYWPTLIPASEVQHTVVHADGTRELIEHAAVTAEVTAAQAPQPPAPRDLGPTSRRPLGTIVATRSGDKGGNANVGVWTDTDERWEWLRAHLTERRFGELVPEAHGLTIRRFEFPNLKALNFVVVGFLGDGVASCTRPDAQAKSLGEYLRAVNTDIPDALI
- a CDS encoding acyl-CoA dehydrogenase family protein, translated to MDFREPDELRDLRAAVAAIADKYGPVYFAERATAHEPTDELWKDLAEHGFIGINFPEEFGGGGGGMVELAIVCEETAARGCPLLLMLVSSAISGELLSRYGSIEQQKDWLPRMASGETKVVFAITEPDAGSNTRQIATTAVRDGGDYVINGTKYYISGVDEAGALIVVTRTAPERLSLFLVPTDAPGLVKHRLPVGINLPEKQFTLHFDDVRVPASNLVGAQHEGFKQVFDGLNPERITGAAVCVGIGRHVVEKAADYARQRSVWGPPIGTYQAMAHPLAKAKIEVDMAAIATSRAAWLFDNRLPAGEASNIAKYLAAEAAVAAADHAIQLHGGNGISAEYGLLPQWGLARLLQIAPVSREMILNYVAQHSLNLPRSY
- a CDS encoding LLM class F420-dependent oxidoreductase, with the translated sequence MKFGLQLGYWATQPPTNHAELVAAAEEAGFDTVFTAEAWGSDAFTPLAWWGRETTRLRLGTSVVQLSARTPTACAMASLTLDHLSGGRHILGLGVSGPQVVEGWYGQRFPKPLARTREYIDVIRQVWARQAPVSSGGPHYPLPLTGAGTTGLGKALKPITHPLRADIPIMLGAEGPKNVALAAEICDGWLPIFYTPRMADTYNAWLDEGFARPGARRTRETFEICATANIVITEDRAAAFAAMKPYLALYMGGMGAEDTNFHADVYRRMGYGEVVDDVTRLLRGHGREEAAQAIPDEVVDDAAIVGDVSYVREQIKVWEAAGVTTMVVNARSPQHIHQLAFL